A single genomic interval of Malania oleifera isolate guangnan ecotype guangnan chromosome 13, ASM2987363v1, whole genome shotgun sequence harbors:
- the LOC131146531 gene encoding LOB domain-containing protein 27: protein MTLKGGTSQACAACKYQRRKCTSECPLAPFFPADNPKIFQNAHRLFGVKKMLKILDPLDPDQKAHAMDSIIFQANTREMYPVHGCCWVIRQLYFQIQQFEEELHAVRSHLAIYRQHHHEDSAAQLQLGMVAPPPHFQSYNALPIDPAAAYIDSKDNLANSLCVQVQTPYPNNANNNNIINSPIALQSQLQSISLEPPPIQQEPAQMYDEAHPIFDTIDDRQSYVDSKDAYDSSSESSLKAQSIEHVAENELKSAAACFSLTSVN from the exons ATGACCCTAAAGGGGGGCACGAGCCAGGCCTGTGCAGCATGCAAATACCAAAGAAGAAAGTGTACCTCAGAGTGCCCTCTTGCCCCCTTCTTCCCTGCTGACAACCCCAAAATATTCCAAAACGCCCACAGGCTTTTCGGTGTCAAGAAAATGCTTAAAATCCTCGATCCCCTCGACCCCGACCAGAAGGCCCATGCCATGGATTCCATCATCTTCCAAGCCAACACGCGCGAAATGTACCCGGTCCACGGCTGCTGCTGGGTCATCCGCCAACTTTACTTCCAAATCCAGCAGTTCGAGGAGGAGCTCCATGCCGTCCGATCCCACCTCGCCATCTATCGCCAGCACCACCACGAGGATTCCGCAGCCCAGCTGCAACTCGGGATGGTAGCGCCACCGCCTCATTTCCAGTCTTACAATGCTCTGCCCATTGACCCTGCAGCAGCCTACATTGATTCTAAGGACAATTTAGCTAATTCTCTGTGCGTTCAAGTTCAAACTCCCTACCCCAACAATGCTAacaacaataatattattaacaGTCCCATAGCGCTCCAGTCTCAGTTGCAGTCGATATCTTTGGAGCCTCCGCCCATCCAGCAGGAACCTGCTCAGATGTATGATGAGGCGCATCCAATTTTTGATACTATTGATGACAGGCAGTCCTATGTTGATTCAAAAGATGCCTACGACTCAAG CTCGGAATCGTCACTGAAAGCGCAGTCGATAGAGCACGTGGCCGAGAATGAATTGAAGAGTGCTGCTGCATGCTTCAGCCTAACCAGTGTCAACTGA